A stretch of the Lolium perenne isolate Kyuss_39 chromosome 3, Kyuss_2.0, whole genome shotgun sequence genome encodes the following:
- the LOC127343194 gene encoding 3'-5' exonuclease-like, which produces MATETDTFVTDVAFGQEVIATTVTSSGAAVEGWIQEIRAALGDLVVGLDVEWRPSYSPSQNPVALLQLCVGRRCLIFQLLHADFVPQALSAFLADPALRFVGVGVREDVERLIDDHDLTVANTVDLRAVAVEAMQRPELRQAGLQALARAVMGADAATLQKPQRVRMGPWDAYCLSLVQIKYACIDAFVSFEVGRKLLTGDLPLPPAPEVIAAATPENSHA; this is translated from the coding sequence ATGGCCACCGAGACGGACACGTTCGTCACCGACGTGGCCTTCGGGCAGGAGGTGATCGCCACCACCGTGACCTCCTCCGGCGCGGCCGTGGAGGGCTGGATCCAGGAGATCCGCGCCGCCCTCGGCGACCTCGTCGTCGGCCTCGACGTCGAGTGGCGCCCCAGCTACAGCCCCTCCCAGAACCCCGTCGCGCTGCTGCAGCTCTGCGTCGGCCGCCGCTGCCTCATCTTTCAGCTCCTCCACGCCGACTTCGTGCCCCAGGCCCTCTCCGCCTTCCTCGCCGACCCCGCCCTCCGCTTCGTCGGCGTCGGCGTGCGGGAGGACGTCGAGCGCCTCATCGACGACCACGACCTCACCGTGGCCAACACGGTCGACCTGCGCGCCGTCGCCGTGGAGGCGATGCAGAGGCCCGAGCTCCGCCAGGCCGGGCTGCAGGCCCTGGCGCGCGCCGTCATGGGCGCGGACGCCGCCACCCTGCAGAAGCCGCAGAGGGTCAGGATGGGCCCGTGGGACGCCTACTGCCTCTCCCTCGTGCAGATCAAGTACGCCTGCATCGACGCCTTCGTCTCCTTCGAGGTCGGCCGGAAGCTGCTCACCGGCGacctgccgctgccgccggcccctGAGGTGATTGCCGCGGCGACTCCTGAAAATTCCCATGCTTAA
- the LOC127343190 gene encoding uncharacterized protein, producing MRTTSVSSAPSSRLPSAPPPPPPSPPLSFPSLRRRDLLLLSASPLPLALCPASAPARGLFRMPPPALANRYFLVRAGESVYEGQGLLRTNPVAKTSVDNGLSPAGLRQAARAALELRRLGACEDDCWIWPSITQRAYQAAEIIAAANSINRSKIVPEYSFLDARGLGAYEGKRLEALPEVYASDNISPDIKPPPTSDGTPNESVADVFVRVTQLMSILETQYSGDTVVIVSPDSDNLSILQAGLIGLDLRRHSSLFFQPGEVRPVDPASIPEYKQPPSSVFKCTNPPSCK from the exons ATGCGAACCACGTCcgtctcctccgctccgtcctccCGGCTCCCCtccgcgccaccgccgccgccaccgtccccgCCCCTCTCCTTCCCGTCCCTTCGCCGGCGAGACCTCCTCCTGCTCTCGGCGTCGCCTCTTCCCCTCGCGCTCTGCCCAGCGTCCGCCCCGGCGCGCGGGCTGTTCCGCATGCCGCCGCCGGCGCTGGCCAACCGCTACTTCCTGGTGCGCGCGGGCGAGTCGGTGTACGAGGGGCAGGGGCTCCTCCGCACCAACCCCGTCGCTAAGACCTCCGTCGACAACGGCCTCTCCCCCGCCGGCCTCCGCCAggccgcgcgcgccgcgctcgagCTCCGCCGCCTCGGCGCATGCGAGGACGACTGCTGGATATGGCCCTCCATCACGCAGCGCGCCTATCAGGCCGCCGAGATCATCGCTGCCGCCAACAGCATCAACCGCAG TAAAATCGTGCCGGAGTATAGCTTCTTGGACGCGCGGGGATTGGGTGCGTACGAGGGGAAGAGGTTGGAAGCATTGCCCGAG GTGTATGCATCTGATAATATTTCGCCAGACATCAAACCACCTCCTACAAGTGATGGCACACCCAACGAGAGTGTGGCGGACGTATTTGTTCGGGTAACACAGCTCATGTCAATACTAGAGACTCAGTACTCGGGGGATACTGTCGTCATTGTTTCGCCAGATTCAGACAACTTGTCAATTCTTCAAGCCGGGTTGATTGGGCTTGACCTTAGGAG GCATAGCAGCCTGTTCTTTCAGCCTGGTGAGGTCCGACCTGTTGATCCGGCCAGTATACCTGAATACAAGCAACCACCCTCTAGTGTTTTTAAGTGTACAAATCCACCAAGTTGTAAATAA
- the LOC127343188 gene encoding uncharacterized protein gives MDETGSSALASPTPSPPPEPAPEAQAPPPPSQLPDFDPSRLSPDNPTPAPPHPASPAITAPPPDGAGDSSPASTPSPPKTPTPPPLPTTDLSPPLPAGNKAPAPPPPLPTTDLSPPLHTGNQAPAPPPPLPTTDLSPPLPAGNQAPAPPLRPPPPPPARPPPPPPPPPASPKPKSDQEADESAGESGNTTLALALTQAEEVVPQKAAAAAAAAAESPAGSPQKESALTIAKLLSAEDPAAKEAKTATDKVAPAVVVTEPVAAAAGGGGGGGVGSKRWLLRGVSGKGRRTELQKAELGFRVSAAVFCLVSLSVMSAGTTPGWAGDSFRRYNEYRYTLAASVMAFTYSGFQLVAEVHYLVTGRRIIGSPWGNYFSLAMDQILAYLLLSASSAALSRSDVWVSRFGVDQFAKLINSSASMAFLAFIALGLSSIISAHRVFSSVS, from the exons ATGGACGAAACTGGCAGCTCCGCTCTAGCCTCCCCAACTCCCTCACCGCCACCGGAGCCGGCGCCCGAAGCACAGGCACCTCCTCCCCCATCACAGCTTCCGGATTTCGATCCCTCTCGCCTTTCGCCGGATAACCCAACCCCAGCTCCTCCCCATCCTGCTTCACCTGCAATTACTGCCCCGCCGCCGGATGGTGCCGGCGATTCCTCCCCGGCGTCGACTCCCTCGCCTCCGAAGACCCCAACGCCGCCACCACTTCCCACCACCGATCTTTCCCCTCCCCTCCCTGCTGGGAACAAAGCACCAGCACCGCCGCCACCACTTCCCACCACCGATCTTTCTCCCCCCCTCCATACTGGTAACCAAGCACCAGCACCGCCGCCACCACTTCCCACCACCGATCTTTCTCCTCCCCTCCCTGCTGGTAACCAAGCACCAGCACCGCCGCTGaggccccctcctcctcctccggctcgaccaccaccacctcccccaCCACCGCCGGCGTCTCCGAAACCCAAATCGGACCAGGAGGCAGATGAATCGGCCGGCGAATCGGGGAACACGACGCTAGCCCTTGCGCTAACCCAGGCCGAAGAAGTGGTGCCGCAGAAggcggcggccgcggccgcggccgcgGCTGAATCCCCGGCCGGATCGCCGCAGAAGGAATCAGCCCTGACCATCGCGAAGCTCCTCTCGGCCGAGGACCCCGCAGCGAAGGAGGCGAAGACGGCGACCGACAAGGTAGCGCCTGCTGTGGTGGTCACCGAGccagtcgccgccgccgccggcggcggaggcggaggcggagtggGTTCCAAGAGATGGCTCCTGCGCGGGGTCTCAGGGAAAGGACGGCGCACGGAGCTGCAGAAGGctgagctagggtttagggtttcagCTGCCGTGTTCTGCCTGGTCTCGCTCTCCGTCATGTCTGCTGGTACCACTCCGGGCTGGGCTGGCGACTCATTCCGCCGCTACAACGAGTACAG GTACACGCTTGCTGCGAGCGTGATGGCTTTTACATACTCGGGGTTCCAATTAGTTGCAGAAGTGCACTACCTTGTCACCGGAAGGCGCATAATTGGAAGCCCCTGGGGCAACTACTTCAGTCTTGCAATGGATCAG ATATTGGCTTACCTGCTGCTGTCAGCCTCTTCAGCAGCGCTTTCCCGCAGTGATGTTTGGGTGTCTAGATTTGGTGTGGATCAGTTCGCCAAACTTATCAACTCCTCAGCCTCGATGGCTTTCCTGGCTTTTATTGCTCTTGGTCTCAGCTCCATCATCTCTGCTCATCGTGTCTTCAGCTCAGTCTCTTAG